The genomic DNA CTTCTGCCGTGAAAGATGCGATCGTACCCGAGATATCGCTTGTCCGCACGTAGAACTGAGGACGATAGCCTGGGAAAAATGAAGTTTTGCGACCTCCTTCTTTTTCCGTCAGGAAGTAAACCTCAGACTCAAACTGAGTGTGAGGTTTAATCGAACCGGGCGCAGCAATTACCATACCCCGCTCGACTTCATCTTTCTCGATACCCTGAAGCAACAAACCGGTAGTATTGTGAGAAATCCTGAGCGCGTCGATAACCGTTGTACTGCGAGTGTCTTTGAGTCCAACCAGTTCAAGCGTATCGCCAACCTTGACTCTACCGCCCTCGATCCTACCCGTCGCCATCGTACCCCGACCTTTGATCCAGAAGACATCCTCCACTGCCATCAGGAAAGGCTTGTCCAGTTCCCGTTCTGGTGTGGGAATGTAGGAGTCTACAGCATCCATGAGTTCGTAGATGCGATCGACCCACTCATTCTGACCTCGCTGAGTCTTAGGTGCAGCCGTCATCTTCTCCAACGCTTGGAGTGCCGAACCTGCCACAATGGGAATCTCATCACCGGGGAAGTTGTAGGAACTCAGGAGATCGCGAATTTCCAGTTCCACTAACTCCACCAGTTCTTCATCGTCCACCATGTCTTTCTTATTTAAAAAGACAACGAGGTGAGGCACTCCAACCTGCCGTGCCAGCAGGATATGCTCCCGCGTCTGCGGCATTGGGCCATCAGCCGCCGACACCACCAAGATGGCACCATCCATTTGAGCAGCACCCGTAATCATATTTTTCACGTAATCAGCATGACCGGGGCAGTCTACGTGAGCATAGTGTCGAGCACTGGTTTCATACTCAACGTGAGCCGTATTAATCGTGATTCCCCATTGCCTTTCCTCTGGGGCTGCATCGATTTCATCGTACCCTTTAGCTGTTGCCTGACCCAGCGCTGCTAGAGTCATCGTAATTGCTGCCGTTAAAGTCGTTTTTCCGTGGTCAACGTGACCGATGGTGCCGATATTGACGTGGGGTTTAGTCCGCTCAAATATTGCGCGTGCCATGCATTTGATACTTGATACTCCTTTTACTTTTACTTGGTGGAAACTTCCTCGACCTGAATTGGAACCAGGAACCCTGCGGTTAACAGGTGAGAAATCTGGCGTTGAGCGATCGAGGAATAACCCCTTACCCAAGAGTCGTTCGCGAAGCGTTCTCCGAAGGAGTACTTGGTCGCCGTCCTTAGGAGGGACAGGTCTCCATCCCGCAGGTAAGGGAAGGATTAACCCGTGCAAGTTTGTAAAGCATTAGGTTTAGTCGGTTAACAGCCGAGTATGTATGCTTTACCTGTTAGGGCACGGGTGAGAATTGGCTCCGGGAGTAGGACTTGAACCTACAACGACGCGGTTAACAGCCGCGAACTCTGCCAATTGAGCTATCCCGGAATAACCCCTCGCCCAAGAGTCGAACTTGGTCACCAGCCTTCGGAGGGCTAGGTCTGCATCCCGCAGGCAAGGGAAAAAAGTAATTTCAAATTTCAGATTGAAGTTGCAGATTTAAAAATTGAAATTAATTGTAAAAACTGAATCAGTTCTAATTTGAGAGGTTTTATATTCATGGCTTCTACAAATCCCAGCTTTTTTCATTTTGTAAGGTACGCGATCGCATATTTGTTGCGCTAACGTTACCAATCAACCGCCGCTACTAACCTCAAATACCTAATAGATAACCTTTCGGTGCTCGGGTGCATTGGGGTTGTTATGCTGTTCGACCGGGTAGCATTTTTTTACTCATAACTCACATCTTTCGTAGATTTAGAAACTTCCAAGTCGCTGTCTGACCAAGTTTGCTAACTTCTGATCTGATCCTTGCCTGAACAATATCGCCTTCTTTGATGCCTTCCTTTTCTAAAAGTCGCTTATCTTCTTCTTCCAAATCCACATTGACTTGTAAGCTATTGCTTACATCTTCAAGCGTAATTTCTGGAGGCTCAATGTCCAAATCAACTTCCAACACTGTATAAAATCCTGAAAACACAACTATTTTCGTGTTTGGATGGAAAGCCGTAGGCATTCCAAGAAGAATTGAAGAAGCATTTCTAAGCTTCAAGTTCACATCTTCAGAGTTTTTAACGGACTCATAATTCTCCGACACAGACTGCTTTGTTGCTTCGTCTACGACTTTCAGAAAACGATCAAACGTCATCTCCGGTGTTGGTGGAAGTTCACCAATCAGATCGCTGACTATTTTCTTAAATTCATTCAATACCTGTATTGCATCACTCTTTAACTCATTATTATCCTTTTGTTTGAAGTCTTGATTGTAATGTAGACAGTCATTTCTAATTTTTCGTATTACATCAAGACTGCCGTGAATGGTTTCTGTAATAAGACCTTCATTTTTTAGGGTGTTGATTCTTCTATACTGACTTTCAGTAACTAGCTTTTCCCGCCCCAAATTGGTAGCTAAAAACTTTGTGAAATCTTCAGCCGAGATTCCTGTGAGAGCAATACAGCCAGTGTAAAACCCAAATTCAAATAAATTTTCCGCCTCTTTCAAAAGTTTTATAAAATCGCTGACAGATGCTAAATATAAAATATCTTCAATTAACCATTTTCTTTCAATAATCTCATCAAGATTATTATCGAACCATTCTTTAATAATATCTCTGTATGCTGCTTTATCTCTCTCGATATATACCTTTCTTTGGCTTCCATCTATTAAAGAATAATTATATTTATTAAAGTCAATATACATAATTCTACAGATAGCTTTTCGGTAAATTGATTTCCCTATACTAGCAGATAGTCTCCAAGCAATGCCTTCACCAGCAACCTAGAGCAACAAAGCTATTAATTGTGTCGCAGTTGCGGTTGAACTCTCCTATTGGTAATATTATCCCGCACTGCCGGTCTAAGGCACTCAAGTCTAGAAATACTACCGCATAAAGCGGTCTGCTTATGAGCAATCCACCGGGGAGGTACTGCCCCTCCTACCTCTGCGTTATCAGCACGGTGCCTCGCTTCTCGGCCTCCGGTGGAAAACCGAAGATGAAGGAATCGAACCTTTACAGGTATTACCTGTACCCCAGCTTTCGAGACTGGTTGCCATCCATTTAGCAGCATCTTCCTTAAAGCACACCAAATAACTATTGCCGTCTAGGAGTGCAAGCTTGGAGGAAGGTGGAAGAATCGAACTCCTACGGTTATTAGCCGTACCACGGTGTTCAAGACCGCTTGCCGTCCACTCGGCGGCACCTTCCTTGAGGGTGTCTGACGGGACTCAAACCCGTTACGGCTTGCCTCACAAGCAAGTGCCGCGATCGCTTTGGCTTCAGACACCATAGTGGAGTCAAGGGGACTCGAACCCCTCACATCCTGCGTGCAAAGCAGGCGCTCTACCAAATGAGCTATGACCCCGTAAAGGTGGATCTGGTGGGGGTCGAACCCACAGCCTCTTCTTTGCAAGAGAAGCGTTCTCCCATTGGAACTACAGACCCATTTAGGCAGGAGTGGTAGGACTTAAACCCACATCATCCGAGGTAGAAGCTCGGCGCTCTATTCCCTTGAGCTACACTCCCATGATTGGTAGTCCTGACAGGGCTTGAACCTGTGACATCCTCTTTGTAAGAGAGGCGCTCTCCCGACTGAGCTACAGAACTAAAAGCGGATGATGGGACTCGAACCCATGCGCTAAGTATGGCGAACTCAGATGCTAGCCACTACATCACACCCGCATATCTGAAAGAGCGGATAACAGGACTCGAACCCGTATCATAAGCTTGGAAGGCTATTGTGCTAGCCATTGCACCATATCCGCTTGAGAGCAGGTGGCGAGATTTGCACTCGCAAGAAGGCTTTACAAGAGCCTCATGTTGCTGTTACATCACACCTGCATTATTCAAAGAGCAGACGGCGGGGGTTGAACCCACATCAAGGACTTACCATGCCCTTATGTTTCCGGTTACACCACATCTGCTTGAAGCAGGCGGCGAGAGTCGAACTCGCATCAGAAGATTACGAAACTCCTATGCTTGCCATTGCACCACGCCTGCAATTTGGTGGCGGGGGCAGGAGTCGAACCTGCTGATAAGAGGCTTATGAGACCTCCAAGCCTACCCTGGCTACTTCACCCGCATCGCACCAATACCCTTAACTGGACTGGAAAATCAAAAATTATGACTATAATCTTTTTATCGCAATACCTCACAGTTATGGCTCAGAAAGCAGAAGTTGAGTGCGATTACTGCCATAAGCGATTTACTCGCTCCATTAGTAAGTACAACCAGGATCTAAAAAAAGGTTGGAGGCAGTTCTGCTCTCAAGAATGTCAATGGTTAGCTCGGAACAAGAGAAAACAGGTGATTTGTGCCTGCTGTGGTACTACATTTATCAAAGAAGAAGCCCAAATTAGACAAACCAAGAATAATTTTTGTTCTCAATCTTGCTCGGCCAGTTATTCTAATCGACATAAAACCAAAGGAAACCGAAGGTCAAAACTTGAAGGTTGGATAGAATCTCAACTATCCCTGCTCTATCCAGCGTTAGAAATACATTACAACCGTAAGGATGCTATTAACGCCGAGTTAGACATCTATATTCCATCTCTCAGCCTAGCCATAGAGCTAAATGGAATTTTCCATTATGAGCCGATATATGGAGAGGATAAGCTGTTAAAAATCCAAAACAATGATGAAAGGAAATTTCAAGCTTGTCTAGAAAAAGGTATAGAGCTATGTTTGATTGATACTTCAAACTTCACTTACTTTAAAATAGACAAAGCTCAGAAGTACCTACAAATAGTTACTCAGATCATCGATAAGAAGTTGGCTCATCTTGAAATCTCAAGGTAGTTGACTTATTACCATGCGAAGCTACACCCTACTAATGCTCTTGGTGGGAGTCGAACCCACATATATAGAAATCGGGTCTAAGCCGATCGCGTCTTCCAATTCCGCCACAAGAGCAAGAAATTGAATACTCCTGGTGAGATTTGAACTCACATCCTACCGTCCCTGAAACGGTCGCCTCTTTCCAGTTGGGCTACAGGAGCAAACATAAACGATTTGGGTGATTCGAGTAGTGCGATCGCTGCGCTTCACACATTTAGGATTTAACACCCAATACCCCTGACTGGGATCGAACCAGCATCAACTTTGTACTCAACAAAGTATGTCTACCTGTTGCATCACAGGGGCGTATCGGGATGACAGGATTTGAACCTGCGACCATCAGCTCCCAAAGCTGCTGCGCTACCAAGCTGCGCCACATCCCGTTGATACTCCTGGTGGGGATCGAACCCACAAAAATAAAGCACAGATTTTAAGTCTGCCGCGTCTTCCAATTCCGCCACAGGAGTGAGTTTTGATGCTCCTAGTGGGAGTCGAACCCACACATAAATAACAACTACTTTTGAGGTAGCGGCCTCTTCGAGTTGGGCTACAGGAGCGTGATTTGGCTGCCCTGCCTGGGTTTGAACCAGGACTCTTCCCGTTCAAAGCGGGAGATGTTGCCAGTTACACCACAGGGCAATGAGTGGATGCCGGGACAGGGCTTGAACCTATATCTCAGATTTCAGAGAACTGCGACTTGCCTATTCGTCCACCCGGCAATGAAATAAATGGCTGCCCTGGTAGGGATTGAACCTACGACCGTTCGCTTAACAGGCGATCGCTCTTCCACTGAGCTACAGGGCAACGACAGCCCCCCAGGTCGGAACCGAACCGACGACCTCCTGTGCTTCAAACAGGCGCTACTACCAACTGAGCTACCGGGGGAAGTTTCAACGGAGAGGGAGGGATTTGAACCCTCGTCAAGTTACACTCGATCAATCTTTCCAGGATTGCGCCTTAAGCCACTCGGCCACCTCTCCATTTGAACGAGAGCGGAGGGACTCGAACCCCCACGTCTTCGGTTTCGTAGACCGAGATTTTATCCATTTAAACTACGCTCTCATTTGTTGTAAGGAAAACAGTCAATTGACTGCACTGCCCTGGCAGGAATCGAACCCGCGATCGCCGAGTTAACAGCTCGCTGCTTTACCACTCAGCTACAGGGCATTAGTAGTGCTGACGGGACTTGAACCCGCAAATCACTTGATTGAAAGCCAAGCGGCTTAAACCATTTGCCTACAGCACTATGAAAGGCGAGGGGACTGAGATTTGAACTCAGATCATCGGTTTTGGAGACCGAGATGTTGCCGTTACACCATCCCCACATAGATTTGAACTTTGAATCTAAAATCCAAAATTCAATGGGTCGTGCAGGAGTCGAACCTGCGATGCATGAAAGCCACCGTTTTACAGACGGTTGCCTACACCAGTAGGCGACACAACCCAGAAACGGAGAGGACAGGACTCGAACCTGCAATGGGATTTCCCAAACTTGTTTAGCAAACAAGCGCCTTAACCATTCGACCACCTCTCCAAATAGCCCCAGGGAGATTTGAACTCCTCGTTTCCGCCTTGAGGGGGCAGCGTCCTAAACCGCTAGACGATGAGGCTTTGT from Microcoleus sp. FACHB-831 includes the following:
- the tuf gene encoding elongation factor Tu, whose product is MARAIFERTKPHVNIGTIGHVDHGKTTLTAAITMTLAALGQATAKGYDEIDAAPEERQWGITINTAHVEYETSARHYAHVDCPGHADYVKNMITGAAQMDGAILVVSAADGPMPQTREHILLARQVGVPHLVVFLNKKDMVDDEELVELVELEIRDLLSSYNFPGDEIPIVAGSALQALEKMTAAPKTQRGQNEWVDRIYELMDAVDSYIPTPERELDKPFLMAVEDVFWIKGRGTMATGRIEGGRVKVGDTLELVGLKDTRSTTVIDALRISHNTTGLLLQGIEKDEVERGMVIAAPGSIKPHTQFESEVYFLTEKEGGRKTSFFPGYRPQFYVRTSDISGTIASFTAEDGSATDMVIPGDRVKMTVELFKAIAIEQGMRFAIREGSRTIGAGVVSKILK
- a CDS encoding DUF4145 domain-containing protein, giving the protein MYIDFNKYNYSLIDGSQRKVYIERDKAAYRDIIKEWFDNNLDEIIERKWLIEDILYLASVSDFIKLLKEAENLFEFGFYTGCIALTGISAEDFTKFLATNLGREKLVTESQYRRINTLKNEGLITETIHGSLDVIRKIRNDCLHYNQDFKQKDNNELKSDAIQVLNEFKKIVSDLIGELPPTPEMTFDRFLKVVDEATKQSVSENYESVKNSEDVNLKLRNASSILLGMPTAFHPNTKIVVFSGFYTVLEVDLDIEPPEITLEDVSNSLQVNVDLEEEDKRLLEKEGIKEGDIVQARIRSEVSKLGQTATWKFLNLRKM